CCTGTTTACAGCCTTACTTGTCCGCAGGTGATGGAGAAATTGCTTCCCGTGGTGGCCCGGCCCAGATCGCTGCAGAGCATGGCGGCCCAGTTGCCGATCTCTTCGATCTCAAGGAGCCGGTGGGTGGGGATCAGGTCCGCAAAGTAGTTGTAGCCGCCCTCCTCATCCGTGCCCAGCTGCTCGGCCATGCGGGCGATGGAGTTTACCATCATGGGGGTCCGGACAAAGCAGGGGCAGATGGCATGGACCAGGATATTGTCCTTGGCCAGCTCGTTGCCCCAGATGCGGGTGAGGTGGGAGACGGCGGCCTTGGAGGCGGAATAGGCGCTGTAGGTTTCGGTGGTCAGGAACGCCTGAGAGGAAGAGGTGTTGACGATGCGTCCCCAGCCGGCCTTCTTCATGTAGGGCACGGCGTGCTTGGTGCAGATGACCACGCCGTGGATGTTGATGTCCGAGACCTTCCGGAACCGGTCCATATCCAGGTCCTGAACCAGGTCCTTATAGATGATGCCGGCGTTGTTGCAGAGGATATCCAGTTTGCCGTACTTCTCCGCGATTTTGGCAAATACCTCCTTCACATTCTCCTCGTCGGTCACGTCCATGATCATGCGGTCGATGTCCGGGCAGAGCGTATGCTCGGCGCCCTCCTGGTCCGGCTTGAAGACAATGTCGGTTGCCACAACCGTGGCTCCGGCGTCACAAAGGGCATTGGCGATTCCAAGGCCGTTTCCCTGGGCCGCCCCGGTGACCACGGCCACATGGCCGCTGAGATCAAAGAGTTTTGCAAAGCGGTTTAGATTTTGCATGAGCGGGTACTCCCTTCCGTCTTTTATTTTTACAGTCCCCGATAGGTTCTTCCTAACTTGTCAGCCACCAAAATGGCGTTGTACACCGACTCGGTGGTGACCAGGAAGGGCTCCTGATGGACCAGCGGGCCGTCGGCGGTCTTGCGGGCGATGGCCATGACGTTTTCATAGGTGGGCTCCACATTCAGCTGCTCCAGCGTGACAGGCAGCCCGATGTCCACCATGAACCGCATCACCTGATCCACAGTCTCCGTGGGCGTGTTCTCCAGCACCATCTGGCAGACCACGCCGAAAGCCACCTTCTCGCCGTGGAGGTAGGCATGGGTGGAGGCAAGGGCGGTCAGGCCGGAGTGGATGCCGTGGGCGGTGGACAGGCCTGTGTTCAAAAAGCCCAGGCCGCTGAGCAGCGTGTTGGCCTCGATGACATTTTCCAGCGCCTCCGTGACAACGCCCTGTTCAAGGGCGGTCAGGGCGCTGCGCCCGTCGGCAAAGAGAATGTCCCAGCAGGACCGGGCGATGGCCATACCGGCCTTGCAGCGGCGGTGGCCGGAGCCGATGTAGTTGGGGGAGTCGGACTGGTCGCAGGCCAGCGCTTCCGGATAGGTGGCCAGGGCGTCGCCCATGCCGGCCACAAAGAGGCGCTTGGGCGCCTTAACGATGATCTCGCTGTCCACCAGCACCAAATTGGCGTTGTGCTTCATCTTGCGGGACCCAATGTATTCGCCGCCGGCTGTGTAAACCACCGCGATCTCGCTGACCGGAGCGTCGGTGGAGGCGGAGGAGGGGACGATGATCACAGGCACGTCCATGGTGTCGGAGCAGAGCTTGGCGGTATCCAGCGTCTTGCCGCCGCCCACGCCCACAATCAAAGAGGCGTTGTGCTCTTTTGCGACCTTGCTGATGTGAGCGACCTCCTCGTCGCAGCACTCGCCCTGAAACTGGATGGAGACAAAGCTGGTCTCAGCGCCCTGGTAGGCCTTTTCCAGCTGTGCGTTCAAAGTCGGGTAGAGGAAACTGTCGATCAATACACAGGCGTTCCCATAGGCGGCCGTATACTCCGGCAGGTGATTGAACTCGCCCGGCCCCTGTATGTATCTGAGGGGACTTCCGAAAGCTCTTGTCGTGGAATTCACCATACTCCGTAGCGCGCTGCTTGACGCGCGCATACCCTCCTGTTCCATTTTTAAAGTTTTAACAGCTTTCTCAAACGGAAAGCGATTGAAGTTATCTCTACTATAGTCACATTGAAAAATATTTTCAATAATAATTTTCAAACTCTTTACATTTTCTATGTTCTTCATGAAAATCCCAAGAGGCAATTGGATGAAATACACAAGGAACGGTTGATAACTCAATCGAATTTGTGGAAAAAATCAGATCAAAGAAAAATATTGCATCAAAATAAAGCGATATCCTTTGCGAAAAAACCAATAGTAAAAGAAAAAAAGGGGAGAAATAAGGCATTATGAATAAAAAGGTAAAAAACGGCACTAAAAGT
This window of the Dysosmobacter acutus genome carries:
- a CDS encoding SDR family NAD(P)-dependent oxidoreductase, encoding MQNLNRFAKLFDLSGHVAVVTGAAQGNGLGIANALCDAGATVVATDIVFKPDQEGAEHTLCPDIDRMIMDVTDEENVKEVFAKIAEKYGKLDILCNNAGIIYKDLVQDLDMDRFRKVSDINIHGVVICTKHAVPYMKKAGWGRIVNTSSSQAFLTTETYSAYSASKAAVSHLTRIWGNELAKDNILVHAICPCFVRTPMMVNSIARMAEQLGTDEEGGYNYFADLIPTHRLLEIEEIGNWAAMLCSDLGRATTGSNFSITCGQVRL
- a CDS encoding glycerol dehydrogenase, with protein sequence MVNSTTRAFGSPLRYIQGPGEFNHLPEYTAAYGNACVLIDSFLYPTLNAQLEKAYQGAETSFVSIQFQGECCDEEVAHISKVAKEHNASLIVGVGGGKTLDTAKLCSDTMDVPVIIVPSSASTDAPVSEIAVVYTAGGEYIGSRKMKHNANLVLVDSEIIVKAPKRLFVAGMGDALATYPEALACDQSDSPNYIGSGHRRCKAGMAIARSCWDILFADGRSALTALEQGVVTEALENVIEANTLLSGLGFLNTGLSTAHGIHSGLTALASTHAYLHGEKVAFGVVCQMVLENTPTETVDQVMRFMVDIGLPVTLEQLNVEPTYENVMAIARKTADGPLVHQEPFLVTTESVYNAILVADKLGRTYRGL